A region from the Gavia stellata isolate bGavSte3 chromosome 2, bGavSte3.hap2, whole genome shotgun sequence genome encodes:
- the OST4 gene encoding dolichyl-diphosphooligosaccharide--protein glycosyltransferase subunit 4 produces the protein MITDVQLAIFANMLGVSLFLLVVLYHYVAVNNPKKQE, from the coding sequence ATGATCACGGACGTGCAGCTCGCCATCTTCGCCAACATGCTGGGCGTGTCGCTCTTCCTCCTCGTCGTCCTCTACCACTACGTGGCCGTCAACAACCCCAAGAAGCAGGAGTGA